The following are encoded together in the Lathyrus oleraceus cultivar Zhongwan6 chromosome 3, CAAS_Psat_ZW6_1.0, whole genome shotgun sequence genome:
- the LOC127127642 gene encoding uncharacterized protein LOC127127642 has product MEFRLATSNYDKQHNKHKGKVITCETANATTVWSFFELLPFPFVFRNGGFSPTARVLNWQLRSKGCRTWKCFWCRQFVYPVLVLILRKAKFLNTLEEMECV; this is encoded by the exons ATGGAGTTTCGTCTAGCGACATCCAACTATGATAAACAACACAACAAGCATAAGGGGAAGGTAATAACCTGTGAAACCGCGAATGCGACAACGGTTTGGTCGTTCTTCGAACTGCTTCCATTTCCCTTCGTGTTCCGGAATGGTGGCTTTAG TCCCACCGCTAGGGTTTTGAATTGGCAGCTGAGATCAAAAGGATGTCGGACTTGGAAGTGCTTTTGGTGCCGTCAGTTTGTCTACCCTGTTTTGGTGCTTATTCTGAGAAAAG CGAAATTTCTCAACACACTTGAAGAAATGGAGTGTGTGTAA